In Gopherus flavomarginatus isolate rGopFla2 chromosome 1, rGopFla2.mat.asm, whole genome shotgun sequence, a single genomic region encodes these proteins:
- the LOC127038684 gene encoding olfactory receptor 52E4-like, translated as MSDSNTTEFTNPSTFILLGIPGLETAHVWISIPFCTIYAIAVMGNFTILFIVKRDPSLHEPMYYFLCMLAVTDLLLSTSTIPKMLNIFWFSSREIDFSACLIQMYFIHCFSGMASGILVAMAFDRYVAICHPLRHSTILTNSVVAKIGLAVVLRGGMLVIPNPVLARQWPYCRTNIIPHSYCEHMTVVKLACADIHISSYYGLFVAFLMTGLDVFFIIVSYIQILKSIFSLPTKDARLKTFGTCSSHLCVFLTFCIPSYFSILTHRFGQNIPLHFHVLLANVYLLVPPMLNPIIYGMRTKQIRNSLLRFFTCKET; from the coding sequence atgtcagattccaataCAACTGaattcaccaacccctccaccttcatcctgctgggcattcctggcctggagacagcccatgtctggatctccatccctttCTGCACCATTTATGCCATAGCTGTcatggggaacttcaccatcctctTCATTGTCAAGAGGGAtccaagcctccatgagcccatgtactatttcctctgcatgctggctgtcaccGATCTTTTACTATCTACGTCCACCATTCCCAAAATGCTGAACATCTTCTGGTTCAGTTCCAGGGAGATCGATTTCAGTGCCTGTCTCatccagatgtacttcattcactgcttctcagggatGGCGTCTGGAATCctcgtggccatggcttttgatcgctatgtggccatctgccatcccctgagacattccaccatcctgacaaactCTGTGGTGGCCAAGATTGGCCTGGCAGTGGTGCTGCGTGGTGGTATGCTCGTAATACCCAACCCCGTCCTGGCAaggcagtggccatattgcagaaccaataTCATCCCCCACTCGTACTGCGAGCACATGACCGTGGTAAAGCTGGCCTGCGCCGACATCCACATTAGTAGTTACTATGGACTCTTTGTGGCGTTTTTGATGACAGGTCTGGATGTATTTTTTATCATTGTGTCCTATATCCAGATCCTCAAgtccatcttcagcctccccacaaaggacgcccggctcaagacttttggtacctgcagctcccacctctgtgtcTTCTTAACATTTTGCATCCCATCTTATTTCTCCATCCTTACACACCGGTTTGGCCAGAATATCCCCCTGCACTTCCATGTTCTCCTTGCTAACGTGTATctcctggtgccccccatgctgaaccccatcatctatgggatgaggaccaaacagatcagAAACAGCCTGCTCCGGTTCTTCACTTGTAAAGAGACCTAA